A window from Streptomyces sp. NBC_00271 encodes these proteins:
- a CDS encoding ANL family adenylate-forming protein has protein sequence MPILRYLESPLDDLLRRAAARDANAPAVTVAGAGVSFAALDREADRVAHYVRRAAGRAGAVVAAATTLDAVFPAVYYGTVRSGHPLALLDPLMGPAALYEVCSAAGAEIAFVPAALAGLLAGLGDRLPLLHTVVLTDTPADTAADTPAGAGRGVPLARALASVPAGVPARTPAPGVDAVACLQFAPDGAGRLNGVRLTHRNLLAGAAQTALAHRLGPSSVVLNHLPQYHAVHLNSAVHAGARQVLCPGPDPFGALEAAARAGATHFYAPPARLHRLAGDPRLGAAGARTGARRLSALHVSGGALEPDRARRLRDALRVPVLQGYGLTEVCTLSHHQPPGSRPGLGAVGVPLPGTECRVVLPGGARPAPVWSTGEVQIRGPQLSPTAPAGAVPDADGWLSTGDTGYLDADGGLHLVDASGSVFACDDALVAPAVVERVIGQDPRVADCIVADWPDPARGALVWAGVVLRERPPGDGRGLLDILDSVAEQANARLGPGEQIRRLEALDAVPRRPGGRPARRELRRRLHALAAVEAAA, from the coding sequence GTGCCCATCCTCAGGTATCTGGAGAGCCCGCTGGACGACCTGCTGCGGCGGGCCGCGGCCCGTGACGCAAACGCCCCGGCCGTCACCGTGGCAGGGGCAGGGGTGTCGTTCGCGGCCCTGGACCGGGAGGCGGACCGGGTCGCCCACTACGTGCGGCGCGCCGCGGGCCGGGCCGGCGCGGTCGTCGCCGCGGCCACCACCCTCGATGCGGTCTTCCCCGCCGTGTACTACGGCACCGTCCGCAGCGGCCACCCGCTCGCCCTGCTCGACCCGCTGATGGGGCCGGCCGCCCTGTACGAGGTGTGCTCGGCGGCCGGGGCCGAGATCGCCTTCGTACCCGCCGCGCTGGCCGGGCTGCTCGCCGGGCTCGGCGACCGGCTGCCCCTGCTGCACACCGTCGTCCTCACGGACACCCCGGCGGACACGGCAGCAGACACACCGGCGGGTGCGGGCCGGGGTGTGCCGCTGGCGCGGGCGCTGGCGTCGGTGCCCGCCGGCGTGCCCGCACGGACACCGGCGCCGGGCGTGGACGCGGTGGCGTGCCTGCAGTTCGCCCCGGACGGTGCGGGCCGGCTGAACGGGGTGCGGCTGACACACCGCAACCTCCTCGCGGGCGCCGCCCAGACCGCCCTCGCCCACCGCCTGGGCCCCTCCTCCGTCGTCCTCAACCACCTGCCGCAGTACCACGCCGTGCACCTCAACTCGGCCGTCCACGCCGGGGCCCGGCAGGTGCTGTGCCCCGGCCCGGATCCCTTCGGGGCGCTGGAAGCAGCCGCGCGGGCCGGGGCCACCCACTTCTACGCCCCGCCCGCCCGGCTGCACCGCCTCGCCGGCGACCCCCGGCTGGGCGCGGCCGGTGCCCGGACCGGCGCCCGCCGGCTGAGCGCCCTGCACGTCAGCGGCGGCGCGCTGGAACCCGACCGCGCCCGCCGGCTGCGCGACGCGCTGCGCGTGCCGGTCCTGCAGGGCTACGGCCTCACCGAGGTGTGCACCCTCTCCCACCACCAGCCGCCCGGCTCGCGGCCCGGTCTCGGCGCGGTCGGGGTCCCGCTGCCGGGCACCGAGTGCCGGGTCGTCCTGCCGGGCGGCGCTCGGCCCGCGCCGGTGTGGTCGACCGGCGAAGTGCAGATCCGCGGGCCCCAGCTGAGCCCCACCGCCCCGGCCGGGGCGGTGCCGGACGCGGACGGCTGGCTGTCCACCGGCGACACGGGCTATCTCGACGCGGACGGCGGACTGCACCTGGTCGACGCGTCCGGGTCGGTGTTCGCCTGCGACGACGCCCTGGTCGCCCCGGCCGTGGTGGAACGGGTCATCGGCCAGGACCCGCGGGTGGCCGACTGCATCGTCGCGGACTGGCCCGACCCGGCACGCGGCGCCCTGGTCTGGGCCGGCGTGGTCCTGCGCGAGCGGCCCCCCGGCGACGGCCGCGGCCTGCTCGACATCCTCGACTCGGTCGCCGAACAGGCCAACGCCCGGCTCGGCCCCGGCGAGCAGATCCGCCGCCTGGAGGCCCTCGACGCCGTCCCCCGCCGGCCGGGCGGCCGGCCCGCCCGCCGTGAACTGCGCCGCCGGCTGCACGCCCTGGCCGCCGTGGAGGCCGCCGCCTGA